The window CAGGCCGACCAGGATCGCGACATACTGCTTGCCATCCACCATGAAGGTCATCGGAGGTGCATTGACGCCGCCGCCGGTGTTGAACTCCCACAGTTTCTGCAGCGACTTGGCGTCGAGCGCCATCACTTCGCCGGACGGCTCGCCGCTGAAGACGAGGTCCGGCGTCGCCAGGATGCCGCCAAGCATCGGGAATGGCGTCTCCAGCTTGCCGGCCACCTTGCCCGTGGTGACGTCGATGGCGGTGACGCTGCCGGTGATCTTGAATGGCTGGCTCGGGCCGCCGCCGGTCCAGAATTCACGCGGCTTCAGCTTATCCTTCTCAGCCACCTCGACCTTGATCCGGTTGCAGCTCTCGATCACCGGGATGTACCAGAGCTTCAGATCCGGATTGTAGGCGGTGGGCGGCCAGTTCTTGCCGCCCATGTTGCCCGGACAGATGTCGGTTTCCAGGTTGCTGCGACTTGGCGTGACGGCTGTATTATAAGTCTGCACCGGCTTTTTCGGATCGTATTCGACCGGCTTGCCGGTTTCCGCATCGAGCCCCTTGGTCCAGGTCACCTTCTTCACGAACGGAAGTCCCCAGACGAACTTGCCGGAGTTGCGATCGACCGCATAAGCGAAGCCGTTGCGATTGGCATGCAACGCCAGCTTCTGCGAGCCGTTGGCCACGGGCACGTCGACCAGCACGTTCTCCGACACGCTGTCATAGTCGTAGGGATCGTTTGGCGTGTGCTGGTAGTGCCATTTGATCTTGCCGGTCGCGGCGTCGAGACCGAGCGAACTGTCGGTGTAGAGATTGTCGCCGGGACGGTATTCATTATCCCAGTCCGGCCCCGGATTGCCGACGCCCCAGACGATGGTGTCGGTGGCGGGATCGTAGCTGCCGGTCACCCAGGTGGAACCGCCGCCGCTGGCCTGGGCGTTCTTGTCGTCCTTCCAGGTTTCGCTGCCCGGCTCGCCCTTGGCGGGAATGGTGTGGGTACGCCAGACTTCCTTCTGGCTCGACAGATCGGTGGCGGCAATCCAGCCGCGGATGCCGTATTCGGCGCCGGCCACGCCGGTGATCGCCATGTTCTTGACGATCAGCGGCGCCCCGGTGATGACCTCGCCCTTGTCCGGATCGGCGACCTGACGCTGCCAGGCAACCTGCCCGGTCTCCTTGTTGGTTGCGATCAGCCGGCCATCGAGGGTGTGCGAGATGACGAGATTGCCCCATAGCGCAACGCCGCGATTGTCGACACCGCAGCAGGCCACGGCACCGGCCCAGTCGTGATCGGTCTTGGGATCCATCTTCCAGAGCAGCACGCCTTTGCCGCCATGGGTATCGATCTTGTAGACCGAACCCCAGCCGTCGGTGACATAGAGAAAACCGTTCTCCGCGATCGGCGTGCCTTCGAGACCGCCATGGGTCCAGATGCCACCGCCTTCGACACCGCCCAGATGCATGGTCCAGGCGACCTTCAGATTCTTGACGTTGTCGCGGTTGATGTCCTTGAGGGTGGAGAACCGCCGGGCCGCGAAGTCCTTGTGATGGTGCAGCCAGTTGCCGGGCTCTTTCTCGACATTGAGCAGCCGCTCCGGTGTGACCTCGTCGGCGGCACGGGCGGGCAGGGTTACAAGCACACCGGCGGCGGCGAACGTGGCCGCAAGCAGATGCACCCGGGCAATGGTGGCGTAGCCTGATAAGCGTTTCATCGGGGAGTGACCTCCTGTTGGCGTCTTCATGTTTGTTTCGCGCGCCGGCATATCCGGACGCACGGGTGAGAAGCCTTGTTCAGCGAGTTCAGCAGTCAGCGGGCCTACCCGCCCGCCGCCCTCGTCAGGGCGATCGCGTGACGTGAACCTCCGTTTCCTTGGTTCCTGCCTTTTGAAACACGACGGAACAGGTGAACGTCACGCCGTCGGCGAGCTTCTGCCGCGTCTGCAGCAGCATGATGTGATGGCCGTCGCGCTTGAGTTCGGTGGTCTGGCCGGCCGGAATCGGGATCGACTTGACCGCGCGCATCGCGGGCGCGCCCTCGCCGCGGTCGACGGTGTGCTTTTCGCTGAAGTTGGCGATCGGGCAACGCACCCGCAGGATCGCATCGGCTTCCGCCGTTTCGTTCCTGATGGTCATCAGAAACGGCAGATCGACGCCGACTTGGTCCGACACCGGCACCCGGGCGTTGCTGACCTGCAGATCCTCGGCCGCAGCGACAGCCGGGACCAATCCCAGGCCGAGGGCGAACAAGCTGGACTTGATGAAAATTCCGGCGAGCGAGCGACGCCGCAACATCGTCCGAGGCTTGCGAACGATACGTATCGTCCGGCCCATCGACGTCTACCTCCTGCATCGAATTTTTTTGATTTCGATCTTTGCAAGTGAAAGCATTGCAATGGCAAAACTGCAGTGTGTCAAGCAATGCAAACGCGCAACTGCATCGATGAAGCGAGATCACCGTTCATCGCGCGCAAATTCATCGTTCATCGAGCGGCGCTGCAACGCGGTAATTCTCTCTCAAGAAATTACGCAGCATCCGTTGCTGGCATACCATGCGCGCGTTGAGACAATAATGTTCTCATCGCTGCCGACGTCGTTCATCGGCGTGCTAATGTCACACGCGATCAGAACAAGGATAATCAAATGCCGACGATCACCCGCGATGGCGTCAAGCTGTATTACGAAGTACACGGCGATGGCCCGCCGCTGCTGCTGACGCATGGTTATTCGGCAACGTCGGCGATGTGGCGCGGACAGATCGCAGCGCTTGCGCGCCATCACACGCTGATTCTGTGGGACATGCGCGGCCACGGACAATCGGATTATCCGGACGATCAGGCAGCCTACGGCGAAGCGGAGACGGTCGCTGACATGGCGGCGCTGCTCGATGAACTCGGCGTCGCGAAGGCCGTGATCGGCGGACTGTCGCTCGGCGGCTACATGTCGCTTGGTTTTTATCACGCGCACCCGGATCGCGTCCGCGCGCTGCTGATCATCGACACTGGCCCCGGCTTCAAGAAGGACGACGCGCGCGAGGCCTGGAACGCGCGGGCGCGCGACACCGGTGCGCGGTTTGAGCGCGAGGGACTGGACGTGCTGAAGTCGGCCAGCCGCGAACGATCGCAAGCGGAGCACCGCAACGCGACGGGCCTGGCGCTGGCGGCGCGCGGAATGCTGGCGCAGCGCGACGCCCATGTGATCGAATCGTTGCCGCGGATCGCGGTGCCGTCGCTGGTGATTGTCGGCGCCGACGACACCCCGTTCCTTGCCGCATCCGATTACATGGCGGCAAAAATTCCGGGCGCCCGCAAGGTGGTGATCCCGAATGCCGGCCACGCCGCCAACATCGACCAGCCGCAAGCGTTCAACGATGCGGTGACGGCATTCCTGGCTGAACTACCCGCCGCGTGACCGCGAGGGAATGGTCATCGCGGCAATGCCGATGATCACACAGGCGAGCCCCGCCCAGGCGGTGGCCGACGGCGTCTCGCCGAGCACAACCACACTCAAGGCGACACCGATCGGCACCCGCAAATAGGCCTGCGCCGTGGTTCCGACCGGGCCGAGGGTCTGGATCAGGCGGAAATAGATCACGAAGGCGAACGCGGTCGAGAACACCGCAAGCCCGACCAGCGCCAGCAGCGATGCCGTCGACGGCTGCAAGGTCCAGGGCTGTTCGAAGATCACGCTGATCGGCAACAAGATGACCGCGCCGCAGATCATGGAGCCCGCCGCCGGCACCATGGGATCGAGGCCGTTGAAATTCCGTCCGAAGATCGCGGCCGCCCCATAACTGACCGCAGCCGCCACCAGCGCCAGCTGCGCCACCAATTGCTGCCCCAGTCCCGCAAGCGCATTGACGCCGACCACCAGGCAGATGCCGGCAAGCCCGGCCACCACGCCAAACAGCTGGCGCGGCGTCGGCGGGTCGTGCCGCAGGAACACCAGCGCCAGCAGGAAGGTGAAAATCGGAGCATTGGAATTCAGGATGGTGGCTAGCCCGGCATCGACATGGCTCTCCGCCCACGCGATCAGGGTGAAGGGAACCACGCTGTTGAAGCAGGCCTGCACCAGGAAGCGGCGCCAAAGCGCCGGATCGCGCGGCAGGGCAATGCCGCGCACCGCCATAATCGCCAGCAGCACGGCGCCGGCGATCAGGGTGCGTGCCGCGATCAGCGTCACCGGCGGAATCGTCGCCACCCCGATCTTGATGAAGGTGTAGGACGCGCCCCACAGCGTCGCCAGCAGCAGCAGCAGCGTGAGATTGGCGGCATAGCGGGACTTGGCGGGGTCGGCGACGGCGAGGGTCATAGTTGGAGATTCTGCCTTTTGATTGGACGTTCGGGACCTTGGCCGAAGCAGCAAGCCGATGCTTCGGTCGCGGTCGAAGTTTGTCGGAACAATCGATCACCCGATCTGAACGAGATCGTTCAAGCCGAAGCGGTACACACCCTGCGCAGACCAGCACACCGCCATGTCCGCCCAACAACTGACCCGGCGAACCTCGAGCGACGCGCCCGTCTCGGTGACCAATTGAATATGGCGGTGGGTCAGGCCGGCGAGCTCGATCACCGTTGCAAGACCGGTTTGCTTGTAACCACCGATCAACGCCACATGCCGTTCACCGACAAGCAATCCGCGGGCTCCTTGGACCGGAGCCTTGACCATCACCTGATGGAACGACTGACCGTCGACATAGCCGAGAAAGAAATTCGAGTAGGCACAGATCCAGGCGCGATCCTGGCGATCGAGAGTCAGGGCGTAGCAGTCATCGACGTCCGGACCGGCAGAACCCAGGTGCTCCGCCAACCCAAACTCAAGCCTGCCGTCCTGAGAAAACCGCGCGAGTCCGTTCGACGGAATCGGATCACCGCTGAAAACGCCTTCATCGAAATAACCTGCCCAAAACCGTCCCTGCCCATCCAGAAGGAACTGGTTGATGCCGTCGCCTGCGGCGAAACTTGTTTGAAACGCCCCTGAACAATCAAGAACGAGGACATTTTTTTCGCCGGGCTCCGCTCTGGCATACGCCATGGCCGCCCCGCCATCCGGCAGAAGCTGCGCATGCGTCATTCTCGCCAAAGCCGGATTCGAATCAGCCGGCACGATCGATTGAAAATGCTCATCAACAAGCCTGCGTGGTTCATCTGCGATCAGCACGCAGCGACCACCGACATTGAGATAGCAGGCATACACGCCGTCAGCATCCCTCCAGCGCGCCACCGAGACCGTCGCCGTCGGCTCAATCATGTGATTTGCGTCCCCTACCCACCCCGCAGCAGGTTGCCATACTGCTCCGGCACCTCGATCTCGAAGCCGAGGATCGCGGCCGACAGCGCCTTGCCGTAATTGTCCAGGCTGAGGCTGCGCGAGACGCCGCCGCCCAGCGCGCCTTCGGCAACGAAGTTCAGCGCCGCGAGATTGTCGGCCTCGTAACGTGTCACCGCTCCCTTGATGGCGCCGCGGTAGAATTCCTTGAAGCGTTCCGCGGTGAGCTGCTGCTTCAGCAGCGGATAGAATTCGTCGTGATAGGCCATCACGGCGATGTTCGAGGTGTTGCCCTTGTCGCCGGACCGGACGTGGGCGACGCGTTCGAGTTTGACCCGCATGACTCAGCTCTCGTACCAGACGATGGAATGGGGCACGCGCTCGCGCGGCACCAGCGTCGACCACACCCCGATGATTTCGCGGGTGCGCTCCTGATGCGGCACGCGTTTGCCGGTCATGCCGACACCGGATACCGCCATGCCGTCGATCTCACGGCCGACTTTTGCAGCCTCCTCCCGGGACTTGGTTCGCGCTGCGACTCTCACCGCGATTTCATACGGCTCCGGCCCGTCCACTGGGCTCGCGTCGCCATGGATCGCGTTGACACCAAGGAAATCGATGCGCAGATCATCGGCCACGAGGTTCACGATGCGGAAC is drawn from Bradyrhizobium prioriisuperbiae and contains these coding sequences:
- a CDS encoding copper chaperone PCu(A)C, translated to MGRTIRIVRKPRTMLRRRSLAGIFIKSSLFALGLGLVPAVAAAEDLQVSNARVPVSDQVGVDLPFLMTIRNETAEADAILRVRCPIANFSEKHTVDRGEGAPAMRAVKSIPIPAGQTTELKRDGHHIMLLQTRQKLADGVTFTCSVVFQKAGTKETEVHVTRSP
- a CDS encoding alpha/beta fold hydrolase translates to MPTITRDGVKLYYEVHGDGPPLLLTHGYSATSAMWRGQIAALARHHTLILWDMRGHGQSDYPDDQAAYGEAETVADMAALLDELGVAKAVIGGLSLGGYMSLGFYHAHPDRVRALLIIDTGPGFKKDDAREAWNARARDTGARFEREGLDVLKSASRERSQAEHRNATGLALAARGMLAQRDAHVIESLPRIAVPSLVIVGADDTPFLAASDYMAAKIPGARKVVIPNAGHAANIDQPQAFNDAVTAFLAELPAA
- a CDS encoding AtuA-related protein, which encodes MRVKLERVAHVRSGDKGNTSNIAVMAYHDEFYPLLKQQLTAERFKEFYRGAIKGAVTRYEADNLAALNFVAEGALGGGVSRSLSLDNYGKALSAAILGFEIEVPEQYGNLLRGG
- a CDS encoding PQQ-dependent dehydrogenase, methanol/ethanol family; this translates as MKRLSGYATIARVHLLAATFAAAGVLVTLPARAADEVTPERLLNVEKEPGNWLHHHKDFAARRFSTLKDINRDNVKNLKVAWTMHLGGVEGGGIWTHGGLEGTPIAENGFLYVTDGWGSVYKIDTHGGKGVLLWKMDPKTDHDWAGAVACCGVDNRGVALWGNLVISHTLDGRLIATNKETGQVAWQRQVADPDKGEVITGAPLIVKNMAITGVAGAEYGIRGWIAATDLSSQKEVWRTHTIPAKGEPGSETWKDDKNAQASGGGSTWVTGSYDPATDTIVWGVGNPGPDWDNEYRPGDNLYTDSSLGLDAATGKIKWHYQHTPNDPYDYDSVSENVLVDVPVANGSQKLALHANRNGFAYAVDRNSGKFVWGLPFVKKVTWTKGLDAETGKPVEYDPKKPVQTYNTAVTPSRSNLETDICPGNMGGKNWPPTAYNPDLKLWYIPVIESCNRIKVEVAEKDKLKPREFWTGGGPSQPFKITGSVTAIDVTTGKVAGKLETPFPMLGGILATPDLVFSGEPSGEVMALDAKSLQKLWEFNTGGGVNAPPMTFMVDGKQYVAILVGLGGAWDKWFIDSTPELKRIQPGSMLYVFAL
- a CDS encoding DMT family transporter; amino-acid sequence: MTLAVADPAKSRYAANLTLLLLLATLWGASYTFIKIGVATIPPVTLIAARTLIAGAVLLAIMAVRGIALPRDPALWRRFLVQACFNSVVPFTLIAWAESHVDAGLATILNSNAPIFTFLLALVFLRHDPPTPRQLFGVVAGLAGICLVVGVNALAGLGQQLVAQLALVAAAVSYGAAAIFGRNFNGLDPMVPAAGSMICGAVILLPISVIFEQPWTLQPSTASLLALVGLAVFSTAFAFVIYFRLIQTLGPVGTTAQAYLRVPIGVALSVVVLGETPSATAWAGLACVIIGIAAMTIPSRSRGG